In Marinibacterium anthonyi, the DNA window TGCCGCCTGCCCCATACGCAAACGGCGCCGGACGTCGATCACTGGCACGACCACGCCTCGAACGTTGATCAGCCCCGGCGCGAAAGGGTCGGCATTGGGGACAGGCGTGGGATCCTGGGGATCGAGGATCTCATGAACCGATTGCACGCTGACCCCAAAGAATTCGCCTTCAAGCTTGAAGATCAGCAGCATGGACGAGGCATCGTCGGAATGTTCTGCATTCATCGCTCAGGCCACCTTTCCCAGGGCATCGCTGTGGCGCGCCTCGGCCCAGCGGACCAGGGTTCCCACATCGATGATGATCGCGACCCGGCCATCGCCGAGGATGGTCGCGCCGCCAAGCCCGGGCAGATCGCGATGATAGGGGCTGAGGCTTTTGATGACGGTCTGCCCCTGTCCGAGGATGTCGTCCACGACAAGGCCGATCCGCTGCCCGCCAACGCAGACGACAACCACGCGGCGCCTGCCTTCGGCGCTTGGCGGTAGGCCAAAGATCCGGTCCAATGCGAGATAGGGCACGACGTGTTCCCTGATCTGCAGCACCGACCGGCCGCTCTTGCGGCTGGTCTCGGCCCGGTCCATTTCGACGCATTCCTCGACCGCCGCCAACGGTATCACGTAGATGGACCCGCCCAGCCGCACACGCAGCCCGTCGATGATCGCCATGGTGACCGGCAGGCGAAGCGTGATCCGCGTCCCCTGCCCCGATCGCGACAGGACATCGATGCTGCCGCCCAGCCCATCGATCGTATTTCGCACTGCATCCATGCCCACACCCCGGCCCGAAACGGACGACACGGTTTCGGCGGTGGAAAAACCCGGCTCGAAGATCAGCAGGTGCAGGTCCCGCTCACTCAGCTCGGCATCCGGTTCGATCAGCCCGCGGGCGATCGCCTTGCGCCGAATGCCTTCAACGTCCAGCCCACCCCCATTGTCTTCGATGGAGATCAGGATTTCGCCCCCCTCCTGCCGGGCTGCCAGACGTACGGTGCCCTGGCGTGGCTTTCCCGCGGCGATGCGCACGTCGTCCGCCTCGATTCCATGATCGATCGAATTGCGGATCATGTGCACCAGCGGGTCGCCGATGCGGTCGATGACATTCTTGTCCACCTCGGTTTCACCGCCGCAGGTGATCAGCCGCACATCCTTGCCAAGCGCCGTCGACAGGTCCCGCACCACACGCCGGAACTTTCCAAATACCGTCTCTATCGGCAGCATCCGAATCGACAGGGTCGCATCCCGCAGTCCAAGCACGAGGCGCCCGACCTCTTCCACGACGGCATCAAGGGTCGAATCGCCAAGGCGTTCCGACACCGCATCTAGCCGCGCCTGAGCGATCACCAACTCGCCGATGCTGTCCATCATGTCGTCCAGCCGCGACGATGCCACGCGGATGTTTTCGGTCTTGGCGTCGATTTTTGCAGGCGCCGTCCTGGCCTCCGGGGCGGACGCCACGGCAGGCGTGCCCTGTTCGGGCACGGTCCGGTCGGCGACCGCTTCCATGGGCATGCTTTCGATGGAAAGGTCGGCATCGTCGGCAAAGATGAAGACATCCTCGACCGCGGCCGCCCCATTGCAGGTCTCGACCGTGATCACCCATGTCAGACAGGCCAATGTCGGATCAAGCGCATCGAAGGATGGCATGTCCTGCAAATCAAAGCGTACATCCACCGGACCGAGTTCTGCCAGTTCGCGTATCAACAGATCCGGCCGCATGCCGTTGCGCAGCGCGTCCGGCAAGGGACGGAAGCGGATGGAATATCTTTCCAGGCCCCCTGATGTCTTCCCGGGTGTCTTGGAAGTCGGCGCCGCCGTCGCGGCCGGGTCGACCGCCAGGGTCAGCGATTGGATCCGGTCGATCAGGGCTGTCGTTTCCTGCGCTTCAAGCAGGGCATCCGTTTCGGCTCCGTCGCCCCCAAGAGCCAGGAAACGCTCCATCAGATCGCGCGCCGCAAGCGACAGGTCGATCAGTTGCTTGCCAACGGTCAGATCCCCGGCACGAACCAGCTCGAATGCGTTTTCGAAATGGTGCGTGAAGCGCGCCAGCCCGGTATACCCGAACATCGCCCCGGATCCCTTGACCGTATGCAGGCCGCGGAAAATCGCGTCGACTGTCCGCGGATCCTGCGCTTCTTCCAGCCCCAGGATCAGGTCTTCGAGCTCGCTCAGGATCTCGCGTGCTTCCTGCACGAAGGCGGCAACGGCTTGTTCGATCATCGGCTTACCCCAGCAACTTTCTGGTGACGGCAATCAGCTTGTCGGCATCGAATGGCTTGTTGATCCACCCGGTCGCGCCCGCGGCCTTGCCTTTCGCCTTCATGTCGGGGGACGATTCCGTCGTGAGCATCACGATCGGAATACCGCTGCCCGCCGCGTCGCTGCGCGCCCGCGTGATGAAGTCCAGCCCGTTCATCACCGGCATGTTCAGATCGGTGATCACAAGCGCAGGCCGCGTAGCGCGCAGTTTTTCCAGCCCATCGGCACCGTTTTCGGCCCCGACCACCCGGTACCCCTGAGGCTCGAGCGTGAAACTCACCATGTCGCGCACGGCCTTGCTGTCGTCGATCGTCAGAATCGTCTTGCTCATTGAGTGCTCCGGTCTCAGGCGCTGGTTTTGGAGATCAGGTCCGTCGCGTTCGGTCCAAAGCTGACCTCGTCCCGGCCCTCGACAGCCCGCGCCGCAGCAAAAAGCAACTGCAACGCGACCTGGGTTGGTGCGGCTTCGCTCACTTCCAATGTCGCGGCCTCGTCATCCTCAAGACCCGCGAGCCAGTCGGATATGGCCTGAGCAGCATCTTTAGCACCGGCGACATCAAGATCGCCTTCAAGGACCATGTCCGTCATTTCAGCCCTCGTCCGGTTTGCGGCGTTGTCATCTGTTCGGTCGTTGGCGGTAGTTTTCGGCCAAAAACCTTAATGCACCGTTCCCCTGAAATTAGAATTCTCCCTAAACCGGACATGTCATTTTACGGCTTGTTCATCCCCTGCCTGCAGGTTGCGCTAAGTGGAGCGGGAAGATGAATCATGA includes these proteins:
- the cheA_3 gene encoding Chemotaxis protein CheA, with the protein product MIEQAVAAFVQEAREILSELEDLILGLEEAQDPRTVDAIFRGLHTVKGSGAMFGYTGLARFTHHFENAFELVRAGDLTVGKQLIDLSLAARDLMERFLALGGDGAETDALLEAQETTALIDRIQSLTLAVDPAATAAPTSKTPGKTSGGLERYSIRFRPLPDALRNGMRPDLLIRELAELGPVDVRFDLQDMPSFDALDPTLACLTWVITVETCNGAAAVEDVFIFADDADLSIESMPMEAVADRTVPEQGTPAVASAPEARTAPAKIDAKTENIRVASSRLDDMMDSIGELVIAQARLDAVSERLGDSTLDAVVEEVGRLVLGLRDATLSIRMLPIETVFGKFRRVVRDLSTALGKDVRLITCGGETEVDKNVIDRIGDPLVHMIRNSIDHGIEADDVRIAAGKPRQGTVRLAARQEGGEILISIEDNGGGLDVEGIRRKAIARGLIEPDAELSERDLHLLIFEPGFSTAETVSSVSGRGVGMDAVRNTIDGLGGSIDVLSRSGQGTRITLRLPVTMAIIDGLRVRLGGSIYVIPLAAVEECVEMDRAETSRKSGRSVLQIREHVVPYLALDRIFGLPPSAEGRRRVVVVCVGGQRIGLVVDDILGQGQTVIKSLSPYHRDLPGLGGATILGDGRVAIIIDVGTLVRWAEARHSDALGKVA